From one Sorangium aterium genomic stretch:
- a CDS encoding DUF6602 domain-containing protein, with the protein MNLAELLRNRLRAQADLFAALTNHPTVVGSGREHALAELLREVVPRRLEVLTGAIARVDDQGQPQIATAQADIMLVDTIDYPMLLRVGTTVVAIPQAVRAVVEVKSGLARGAKFIDAVDQLGRLQLDAGADNPFVTALFSFGAPTKSATFRGWLEDVLKARAERGNAVTAASDAETKRTAREAQAALAPPFLPDLLFSDEGAIAMKIDDAGKPAYRFYECEAGAPTAVAFLDQMMMLTAPRVIETVPADPAVAGRVTKAFRLVSSFLRAPLAEAKKCAILQVA; encoded by the coding sequence ATGAACCTCGCAGAACTCCTCCGGAACCGCCTACGTGCCCAGGCGGATCTCTTCGCCGCGCTCACGAACCACCCCACGGTCGTCGGTTCCGGCAGGGAGCACGCGCTTGCCGAGCTGCTCCGCGAGGTCGTTCCGCGCCGCCTGGAGGTCCTCACCGGCGCGATCGCGCGCGTGGACGATCAGGGACAGCCCCAAATCGCGACTGCGCAGGCGGACATCATGCTCGTGGACACGATCGACTATCCGATGCTCCTCCGTGTCGGGACGACGGTCGTCGCGATCCCGCAGGCGGTGCGCGCAGTGGTGGAGGTGAAAAGCGGCCTCGCGCGCGGGGCGAAGTTCATCGATGCCGTGGATCAGCTTGGACGGCTCCAGCTCGACGCCGGAGCCGACAACCCGTTCGTGACCGCCCTCTTCTCCTTCGGAGCGCCGACGAAATCGGCCACGTTCCGCGGCTGGCTCGAAGACGTCCTCAAGGCGCGCGCCGAGCGCGGAAACGCCGTAACCGCTGCGTCCGACGCCGAGACGAAGCGGACCGCACGCGAGGCGCAGGCCGCGCTCGCCCCGCCCTTCCTTCCGGACCTCCTCTTCTCGGACGAGGGTGCCATCGCCATGAAGATCGACGATGCCGGCAAGCCGGCATACCGCTTCTACGAGTGCGAGGCCGGCGCCCCCACCGCCGTCGCGTTTCTCGACCAGATGATGATGTTGACCGCGCCGCGTGTGATCGAGACGGTCCCCGCGGACCCGGCGGTCGCCGGCCGCGTAACCAAGGCGTTCCGCCTTGTTTCGTCGTTCCTGAGGGCGCCGCTCGCGGAGGCCAAGAAATGTGCGATCCTACAGGTGGCGTAG